DNA sequence from the Paenibacillus physcomitrellae genome:
AATCCTTGGTCCCATCACGTCTATCACGGCCTGATCTACGGACTCTCTGCGCATGAACGTCTCCCCGATTAATACACCTTTGGCTCCGCAGCCCTCTAAATAAGTGATGTCCGAGGCTCCGGTAATTCCGCTCTCACTGATCAGCGCAGCTCCCGGCTTAACGTAGGGAGCTAACCGTTCGGTGGTGTCCAGTCTGGTTTCGAAGGTGGTCAGATCGCGGTTATTAACGCCAATCAGCTTAACCCCCTCAAGCTTATTGGCCCGCTCCAATTCCTGCAGATCATGAACTTCAACCAAAGCGTCCATGCCCAGGGAAGCTGCCAGATGGAAATAATCGTGGAGCTGGCGGTCATCCAAGATGGCCGCGATCAGCAGGATCGCATCCGCGCCCAGAAAGCGGGCTTCATAGACCTGCAGCTCATCGATAATAAAATCTTTCCGCAGCAGCGGCAGGCCGACCTCCTTGCGGATGGCTTCCAAATACTCCGGGCGTCCCTGAAAATACGAAACATCCGTCAGTACGGATATACAGTCAGCGCCAGCCTCTTCGTACGAGCAGGCAATCGCAACCGGGTCAAAGTCCGGACGGATCAGTCCTTTGGAGGGGGATGCTTTCTTCACCTCAGCAATCAGTCCCATGCCACGGTTACGGCCGGACAGCAGCGCTTCGGCGAAGCCCCGCGTCTGCGGAAGCCCTGCGGCTGCCTGCTGCGCCTCCTCTAAACTCAGTTGGTTCCTCAGCGCTTTAACTTCTTCCTGTTTAGTAACGACTATACGATCAAGATACATAACTTAACGCCCCCGTTGTTTCGATTAGCTGCTGCAGTTTACCCGCAGCCTTGCCGCTGTCAATCGCTTCTGCCGCGATGGCGACACCTTCTGCCATGCCGTCCGCGTGTCCGGCGAGATAAATGCAGGCTCCTGCATTGGCGAGCACAATGTCGCGTGCCGGCCCTTTCCGGCCATTCAGAATTTCCCGGATCAGCTGGGCATTTCTCACTGCATCCCCGCCGTAAACCTCCTCAAGCGAACAGCCGGTTAATCCCAGATCTGCAGCCGTGATTTCAAACGTTCTGACTTCTCCGTCCTTTAACTCCGATACCCGGGTTGGAGAGGACAAGCTGATCTCATCCAGACCTTCACCGCTGCTTACGACTAGCGCTCGAACCGAACCTAACTCCCGCAGCACCTTGGCGATCGTTTCTGTCATGCGCGGATCATAGATGCCGAGAAGCTGACGGTCTGCTCCGGCCGGGTTAGTCAACGGTCCAAGCAGATTAAACACCGTTCTCATCCCCAGCTCTTTGCGCGGTCCCGCTGCATGTTTCATGGAAGGGTGATAAACCTGCGCGAACAGGAAGCACAGCCCGATTTCATCCAGGCACCGTTTGGCCTGTTCGCCGTTTAAATGAATATTGACACCAAGCGCTTCAAGCACATCTGCGCTGCCAGCTTTGCTCGAAGCCGAGCGGTTGCCGTGTTTGGCAATCCGCACGGAAGCTGAAGAAGCAATAACCGCGGCTGCCGTAGATATATTGAACTTCTGAATCCCTGATCCGCCGGTCCCGCATGTATCAAGGAGCTGCGCCGTATGAGCCCCCACCCCGGCTGCTTTGCTGCGCATAGCCTCGGCAAAACCCGTAATTTCCTGAACGGTCTCTCCTTTAAACCTCAGGGCTGCTAACAGGCCGCCTATCTGGGCTGGTGTCGCTTCGCCTTCCATGATCAAATTCATCAGTTCACGTGCTTCGTCACGGCTTAAATCACTGCCTCCAACAACCTTGGCCAATCCCGCCTGCATTTTCCCGAATTCACTCATCTGCTTTCCCCTCCTACCTGTACTTGAACCTTATTGTGGTATGGATACAAATAATCCTGATTGATTTCATGCTCATCAGCCTTGGGCTCTTCCGAAGGAAACATCAGTTCCGCCATCCGGATGGCCTTCAGCAAAGCAGTCGCTTTATTAACAGTCTCCTCATATTCCTTCTCCGGCACTGAATCCCAAACAATTCCCGCCCCGGCCTGCACGTAAGCCTTGCCGTTCTTGAACACGATCGTCCGGATGGTGATACATGAATCCATGTTCCCGGAGAAGCCAAGATAGCCGATAGCTCCTGCATAGGTTCCGCGGGCTTCACGTTCCAGTTCAGCGATAATTTCCATTGCTCTCAGCTTCGGCGCTCCGGATACCGTACCTGCCGGCAAACAAGACAGAAAGGCATCAAAGAAATCCTTGTCCTTGCGCATGCGGCCGGAGACGCCGGAGACGATATGCATGACGTGTGAGTATTTCTCAATACTCATCAGCGTGTCGCATTTTACCGAACCGAATTCAGAAACCCGCCCCAGGTCGTTGCGGCCCAAATCAACCAGCATCAAATGTTCGGCGCGTTCCTTCTCATCCGCCAGCAGCTCCGCCTCCAGCAGATCATCCTCTTCAGGTGTCTTCCCCCTTGGACGGGTACCTGCAATCGGCCTTGTCTCCACCCTGCCTTGATCCACTTTGACCAGCGCCTCCGGTGAAGTCCCCACGATAATTTCATCGTCCAGCTTCAGGTAGTACATATAAGGGGAAGGATTCATCGTCCGCAGCACCCGGTAAACCTGCATTGGAGATACAAGAGTTTCCATTTCAAATCTTTGCGATAACACCACTTGAAAAATATCGCCCGCACGGATATACTCCTTCGCCCGTTCAACATTCGCGATATACTCCGCTTTGCTTAAATTGGACTTAATCTCCCCAAGCTCGATATGCTCCGGTACCGGTCTGCGGTTAAAGCCTTCACTGCCGTCCGGCTTCTCCAGCAGCTCCGCAGTTTGATCCAGCTTCCGGCATGCTTCTTCGTAGGCCAGACGGATAGCCCCGTCCCCCGCACCAGGCTCAACATGAACATTGGCCACCAGCATAATCTGCTGTTTGACATGGTCGAACACAATGACCTGGTCACAGAACATAAACTGAATATCCTGCATGCCCATGTCGTCAACCGCATGAGCGGGAAGCTTCTCGTAATACTGCAGCAGATCATATCCAAAGAAACCAATCGCCCCGCCTGTAAAAGGAGGCATCTGCTCCAGACGCGGACTGCGGTATTTCCGCAGCAGAGCTTTCAGTTCTTCCACCGGTTTGCCGGAAAGAGCCGTTTTCCTGCCTTCTTGCTCGATAATCATTTGTCCATGTTTGCCATAAATCATCACAAATGGATCTGTGCCAATAAACGAATAACGCGCCCATTTCAAACCGCCCTCCACGCTCTCCAGCAGAAAAGCGCGATCCTTTGCGGCAAATCTTTGAAACAGACGGATCGGCGTCTCCAAATCGGCGAGAAGCGGCCGCATTACGGGAATCAGGTTAAATTCGTTTGCCAGTGCAAGCACTTGTTCTACATTTGGGGTTGTCGTCACAATTATTCACTCCTTGTGGGTTTGGCGGACGATGAGCTAATGGCTGCAGAACTTCGGCTCTGATCCCAGCAGTTCCAGCAACAAAAAAAGCCTCTACCGAAGTAGAGGCTTATCCTTTGATCGCAGATAAAGACAAGCGTTCTAAGCATATAAGTACACAGGCGTACAAGAGAGACAGTTCCCTCTACCGGCACACTTTTACCTTTATTGAACCACTTATCCACTATTCTCAGCTCTGCTCATCTCAGCTCTACTCTTCTAAATTCATATCAACTATCAGCTTATGCCTCGGAACCGGCTCTCCGCTTCCACTAAGGCATTCTATTTACAACATCATGAAGTATACGTTCTTTAAACCTAATGACAATATAACCAATACCAACCCGTTTGGCAACATCTTTCTGGAAAAAGAACGTCCTACTTGGCCAGATCCGGCCGCAGTACCTGGGCATCCCGCAGATAAACGTGGCGCATTTCGCGCTGGCTCTTCTCCGTGTTCGCCTGGATCATTACCCGGATGCACAAAGGCAGGCTGCCTTTGACCGGAATTTCCGTCGCACACATCAGCGGAACAAAATCCCATCCCTCGATCGCTCTGACCGCTCTTGCCGGAAAGGCGGCATCCAGATCTGTTGTCATCGTAATCCAAACGCTCCCTACCGTTTCGGGATATAATTCATTTCGTTCGATGATTTCTTTCAACAGTTCCTCCGTTGCCTGCAAAATTTCCTGTTCATCGTTACGCTGTACGGTCGTTGCTCCGCGGATTCCGCGATTAAACATGCTGCTTCTCCTCCCTGAGCCGCCTAAGCACATCCTTCACCTCGGCGACCGTCATATCTTTGACAATGCTCACTTGGCCTATCCTTTCCGGCAGGATGAACACCATCTGGTCTTCCCTGAATTTCTTATCATGCATCATTGCACTAAGAATAGCTTCTTCTTCCCAATCTGCCGGAATTGCAGTAGGCAGCTCGAACTTCTCCAGCAGCGACTTCGTTCTTGGTAAAATATCCGCAGATTTGCCGCGGCTAGCCGCCAGCATCGCTGATCCAACCATGCCGATCGAGATGGCTTCGCCATGCAGCAGGGTCCCATATCCGCCTACAGCTTCCAGCGCATGGCCGATTGTATGACCCAGATTCAGAATGGCCCGCTGGCCATTCTCCCGTTCATCGCCTGAGACGACCTGTGCTTTGATCGAGCAGCCTTTCTCCAGCGCATAACCCAGCGCCGGCAGGTTTAAGCCCAGCAGCTCCGAAGCATGTTCCCCGCACCAGTCCGCGAAAGCCTCATCCCAGATCAGCCCGTGTTTGACCACTTCGGCCAAGCCGGATCTTACTTCACGCGGCGGAAGTGTCAGGAGCGTATTCAGATCATACAGAACCAGCTTTGGCTGATGAAAAGCGCCGATCATGTTTTTGGCCAGCGGATGATTTACCGCTACCTTGCCGCCGACACTGCTGTCGTGGGCCAAAATCGTCGTCGGAATCTGCACGAAATCCACGCCTCTCATATATGAAGCGGCCACGAACCCGGCCAGATCGCCTACAACGCCCCCGCCCAGCGCAATCACAGCCGAGCTGCGGTCAAGTCCGGCCTGGATAGCGGTTGTCATCACCTCTTCATAAATCCGAAGCGATTTGGAAGCCTCCCCGCTCTGAACGATATGGGACGCTGTCTGGTAGCCTTCCGCATGGAGACGATCCTCCAGCAGAGCCAAATAGTCTGGAGCAATATGATCATCGGTTACGATAAGCAGCTTGCTCTTGCGGGAAATCTGATGCAAAGTGAGCAATTCCCCGGCTCGTTCCAGCAGGCCTTCCCCGATGTAAATCGGGTAGGAGCGGTCCCCTAATTCAACCTGAACCGTTCTCATTAGTAACGCTCCAGCTGCTGCTTGTAGGCTTCGTAATTCCGCTCAATCTCTCCCAAGGAATCCCCGCCGAATTTCTCCAGGAACGCTTTAGCCACTTCCCAAGCTACTACGCTCTCGAGCACCACGCTGGCTGCCGGTACCGCACAGGCATCGGAACGTTCGACTTGTGCCGTAAACGGCTCTTTCGTATCGATGTCAACGCTTTGCAGCGGCTTGTAGAGAGTAGGGATCGGTTTCATGACGCCGCGAACTACGATCGGCATACCGTTGGTCATGCCGCCCTCGAATCCGCCAAGACGGTTGCTGGCCCGATGGTAGCCTTTCTCCTCGCTGTACAGAATCTCATCATGAACCTGTGAGCCGCGAAGTTCACCCGCTTCAAAGCCGATTCCGATTTCAACACCTTTGAAGGCATTGATAGACATAACCGCCTGGGCAATCCGTCCGTCAAGCTTGCGGTCGTACTGGACATGGCTGCCGAGCCCGATCGGAGCGCCTTCAATGATGCATTCCACGACTCCCCCGATGGAATCGCCTTCCTGCTTGATCTGGTCGATGTAAGCTTCCATTTTGGCTTCGGTTTCCTTGTCGACTACGCGGACGGAAGATTCCTCAGTCAAACGAACCAGCTCATCCAGCGGCAGATTGTTCGGCGGAGCTTCGATTTCGCCGATGCGGATGACTTGTCCGGCCACCTTGATGCCGAAATGCTCCAGCAGCTGCCGGGCAACGGCGCCGCAGGCTACGCGGACCGCCGTTTCCCTGGCGCTGGAGCGCTCCAGCACATTCCGCAGATCCTTCAGATCGTATTTCAAACCGCCGTTCAAATCGGCATGTCCCGGACGGGGACGATGCACGCGGCGTTTCTCTTCGTCCGTGCCTTCAATCGGTTCAATGTTCATAATGTTCTGCCAGTGCTTCCAGTCATTGTTCTGCACAATTAAAGCAACCGGTGCCCCGGTTGTATATCCATGGCGAACACCACCCGCAATGACGGCTGTATCCTTCTCGATCTGCATACGCCGTCCGCGGCCATAACCTTTCTGCCGTCTGAGCAGCTGAAAGTTCAAAGCTTCAAAATCCAGCTTCAAATTGCTGGGCAATCCTTCTATGATAGCTGT
Encoded proteins:
- the aroH gene encoding chorismate mutase; this encodes MFNRGIRGATTVQRNDEQEILQATEELLKEIIERNELYPETVGSVWITMTTDLDAAFPARAVRAIEGWDFVPLMCATEIPVKGSLPLCIRVMIQANTEKSQREMRHVYLRDAQVLRPDLAK
- the trpD gene encoding anthranilate phosphoribosyltransferase, with translation MSEFGKMQAGLAKVVGGSDLSRDEARELMNLIMEGEATPAQIGGLLAALRFKGETVQEITGFAEAMRSKAAGVGAHTAQLLDTCGTGGSGIQKFNISTAAAVIASSASVRIAKHGNRSASSKAGSADVLEALGVNIHLNGEQAKRCLDEIGLCFLFAQVYHPSMKHAAGPRKELGMRTVFNLLGPLTNPAGADRQLLGIYDPRMTETIAKVLRELGSVRALVVSSGEGLDEISLSSPTRVSELKDGEVRTFEITAADLGLTGCSLEEVYGGDAVRNAQLIREILNGRKGPARDIVLANAGACIYLAGHADGMAEGVAIAAEAIDSGKAAGKLQQLIETTGALSYVS
- the aroB gene encoding 3-dehydroquinate synthase codes for the protein MRTVQVELGDRSYPIYIGEGLLERAGELLTLHQISRKSKLLIVTDDHIAPDYLALLEDRLHAEGYQTASHIVQSGEASKSLRIYEEVMTTAIQAGLDRSSAVIALGGGVVGDLAGFVAASYMRGVDFVQIPTTILAHDSSVGGKVAVNHPLAKNMIGAFHQPKLVLYDLNTLLTLPPREVRSGLAEVVKHGLIWDEAFADWCGEHASELLGLNLPALGYALEKGCSIKAQVVSGDERENGQRAILNLGHTIGHALEAVGGYGTLLHGEAISIGMVGSAMLAASRGKSADILPRTKSLLEKFELPTAIPADWEEEAILSAMMHDKKFREDQMVFILPERIGQVSIVKDMTVAEVKDVLRRLREEKQHV
- the trpC gene encoding indole-3-glycerol phosphate synthase TrpC, with amino-acid sequence MYLDRIVVTKQEEVKALRNQLSLEEAQQAAAGLPQTRGFAEALLSGRNRGMGLIAEVKKASPSKGLIRPDFDPVAIACSYEEAGADCISVLTDVSYFQGRPEYLEAIRKEVGLPLLRKDFIIDELQVYEARFLGADAILLIAAILDDRQLHDYFHLAASLGMDALVEVHDLQELERANKLEGVKLIGVNNRDLTTFETRLDTTERLAPYVKPGAALISESGITGASDITYLEGCGAKGVLIGETFMRRESVDQAVIDVMGPRISKADGVR
- the aroC gene encoding chorismate synthase produces the protein MSLRYLTAGETHGPQLTAIIEGLPSNLKLDFEALNFQLLRRQKGYGRGRRMQIEKDTAVIAGGVRHGYTTGAPVALIVQNNDWKHWQNIMNIEPIEGTDEEKRRVHRPRPGHADLNGGLKYDLKDLRNVLERSSARETAVRVACGAVARQLLEHFGIKVAGQVIRIGEIEAPPNNLPLDELVRLTEESSVRVVDKETEAKMEAYIDQIKQEGDSIGGVVECIIEGAPIGLGSHVQYDRKLDGRIAQAVMSINAFKGVEIGIGFEAGELRGSQVHDEILYSEEKGYHRASNRLGGFEGGMTNGMPIVVRGVMKPIPTLYKPLQSVDIDTKEPFTAQVERSDACAVPAASVVLESVVAWEVAKAFLEKFGGDSLGEIERNYEAYKQQLERY
- the trpE gene encoding anthranilate synthase component I translates to MTTTPNVEQVLALANEFNLIPVMRPLLADLETPIRLFQRFAAKDRAFLLESVEGGLKWARYSFIGTDPFVMIYGKHGQMIIEQEGRKTALSGKPVEELKALLRKYRSPRLEQMPPFTGGAIGFFGYDLLQYYEKLPAHAVDDMGMQDIQFMFCDQVIVFDHVKQQIMLVANVHVEPGAGDGAIRLAYEEACRKLDQTAELLEKPDGSEGFNRRPVPEHIELGEIKSNLSKAEYIANVERAKEYIRAGDIFQVVLSQRFEMETLVSPMQVYRVLRTMNPSPYMYYLKLDDEIIVGTSPEALVKVDQGRVETRPIAGTRPRGKTPEEDDLLEAELLADEKERAEHLMLVDLGRNDLGRVSEFGSVKCDTLMSIEKYSHVMHIVSGVSGRMRKDKDFFDAFLSCLPAGTVSGAPKLRAMEIIAELEREARGTYAGAIGYLGFSGNMDSCITIRTIVFKNGKAYVQAGAGIVWDSVPEKEYEETVNKATALLKAIRMAELMFPSEEPKADEHEINQDYLYPYHNKVQVQVGGESR